One Epinephelus moara isolate mb chromosome 20, YSFRI_EMoa_1.0, whole genome shotgun sequence genomic window carries:
- the bnip2 gene encoding BCL2/adenovirus E1B 19 kDa protein-interacting protein 2 isoform X1, which yields MASDVIESEAVLKGVSDMNLNNSSPDFGTPSRTHEELGNRHTSSPSSSGVSGEGDEEELEELENSTASTIENGEEALQESLTKTRGTPQERTNPDNEQTQSGATSSTPVSLPQPRSPPGPIGSLERQESVATTEARLRMEGVELKEEWQDEDFPRPLPEEEELEDELFAGTSEETDPGYAMDHGKKAKKKLAAPDISLTLDRSEGSLLSDELDESTELDLDDIDTPSDNSNEFEWEDDLPKPKTTELLQKGVESVQEYSASDEREEGRRWRVFRIGDQEHRVDMKAIEPYKRVISHGGYYGDGLNAIIVFAVCFMPESNQPNYRYIMDNLFKYVIGTLELLVAENYMIVYLNGATSRKKMPTVGWLRKCYQQIDRRLRKNLKSLIIVHPSWFIRTLLALTKPFISSKFSQKIKYVFSLTDLAELVPMEYVSIPDCIKQFDDEKNRKSRKRYMHFHPGIDQDMHGKVEVAAAAVPE from the exons ATGGCATCGGATGTGATTGAGAGTGAAGCGGTGCTGAAGGGTGTAAGTGATATGAATTTGAACAATAGCAGCCCAGATTTCGGCACACCCAGCAGGACTCATGAGGAGCTGGGAAACAGACACACGTCTAGCCCGTCATCTTCGGGAGTGTCAGGAGAAGGTGACGAGGAGGAACTAGAGGAGTTGGAAAACAGCACGGCGTCTACAATTGAAAATGGCGAAGAGGCACTTCAAGAGAGTCTAACCAAAACAAGAGGTACGCCACAGGAAAGGACAAATCCAGACAATGAGCAGACACAGTCGGGAGCAACAAGCTCTACCCCGGTGAGCCTTCCCCAGCCACGCTCACCTCCTGGACCCATTGGAAG CCTGGAGCGCCAAGAGTCAGTCGCCACGACAGAAGCTCGCCTAAGAATGGAAGGAGTCGAACTGAAGGAGGAGTGGCAGGATGAGGACTTCCCACG GCCCCTaccagaggaagaggagctggAAGATGAGCTTTTTGCAGGAACCTCTGAGGAGACAGATCCTg GCTATGCAATGGACCATGGCAAGAAGGCAAAGAAGAAGCTTGCAGCTCCAGACATCAGTCTTACACTGGACCGCAGCGAAGGTTCTCTTCTGTCTGATGAGCTGGATGAAAGCACAGAGCTGGACCTGGATGACATAGACACACCTTCAGACAACAGCAATGAGTTTGAATGGGAAG ACGATCTCCCCAAGCCGAAAACTACAGAACTACTGCAGAAGGGCGTGGAGTCAGTGCAGGAGTACTCCGCCTCGGACGAGAGAGAGGAGGGACGACGCTGGAGGGTGTTTCGTATCGGAGACCAGGAGCACAGAGTGGACATGAAGGCCATTGAACCTTACAAGAGGGTTATCAGCCATGGAG GTTACTATGGAGATGGCCTGAATGCCATAattgtgtttgctgtgtgcTTTATGCCTGAGAGCAATCAACCAAATTACAGATACATCATGGACAATTTATTCAA ATATGTCATCGGCACACTGGAGCTTTTGGTCGCAGAGAACTATATGATTGTGTATTTGAACGGGGCAACCTCTCGGAAAAAGATGCCGACCGTCGGCTGGCTCAGAAAGTGTTATCAGCAGATTGATAGGAG GTTAAGGAAGAACTTGAAGTCTTTGATAATTGTCCATCCCTCTTGGTTTATTCGTACCCTGCTGGCACTCACAAAACCTTTCATAAG CTCCAAATTTAGTCAGAAAATCAAGTATGTGTTCAGCTTGACAGACCTCGCAGAACTAGTTCCAATGGAGTATGTGTCCATACCAGATTGTATCAAACA GTTTGACGACGAAAAAAATAGGAAAAGCCGTAAAAGGTATATGCACTTTCACCCAGG AATCGACCAGGACATGCACGGCAAAGTGGAGGTcgcagctgctgctgttccaGAGTGA
- the bnip2 gene encoding BCL2/adenovirus E1B 19 kDa protein-interacting protein 2 isoform X4, translating into MASDVIESEAVLKGVSDMNLNNSSPDFGTPSRTHEELGNRHTSSPSSSGVSGEGDEEELEELENSTASTIENGEEALQESLTKTRGTPQERTNPDNEQTQSGATSSTPVSLPQPRSPPGPIGSLERQESVATTEARLRMEGVELKEEWQDEDFPRPLPEEEELEDELFAGTSEETDPGYAMDHGKKAKKKLAAPDISLTLDRSEGSLLSDELDESTELDLDDIDTPSDNSNEFEWEDDLPKPKTTELLQKGVESVQEYSASDEREEGRRWRVFRIGDQEHRVDMKAIEPYKRVISHGGYYGDGLNAIIVFAVCFMPESNQPNYRYIMDNLFKYVIGTLELLVAENYMIVYLNGATSRKKMPTVGWLRKCYQQIDRRLRKNLKSLIIVHPSWFIRTLLALTKPFISSKFSQKIKYVFSLTDLAELVPMEYVSIPDCIKQFDDEKNRKSRKRFRM; encoded by the exons ATGGCATCGGATGTGATTGAGAGTGAAGCGGTGCTGAAGGGTGTAAGTGATATGAATTTGAACAATAGCAGCCCAGATTTCGGCACACCCAGCAGGACTCATGAGGAGCTGGGAAACAGACACACGTCTAGCCCGTCATCTTCGGGAGTGTCAGGAGAAGGTGACGAGGAGGAACTAGAGGAGTTGGAAAACAGCACGGCGTCTACAATTGAAAATGGCGAAGAGGCACTTCAAGAGAGTCTAACCAAAACAAGAGGTACGCCACAGGAAAGGACAAATCCAGACAATGAGCAGACACAGTCGGGAGCAACAAGCTCTACCCCGGTGAGCCTTCCCCAGCCACGCTCACCTCCTGGACCCATTGGAAG CCTGGAGCGCCAAGAGTCAGTCGCCACGACAGAAGCTCGCCTAAGAATGGAAGGAGTCGAACTGAAGGAGGAGTGGCAGGATGAGGACTTCCCACG GCCCCTaccagaggaagaggagctggAAGATGAGCTTTTTGCAGGAACCTCTGAGGAGACAGATCCTg GCTATGCAATGGACCATGGCAAGAAGGCAAAGAAGAAGCTTGCAGCTCCAGACATCAGTCTTACACTGGACCGCAGCGAAGGTTCTCTTCTGTCTGATGAGCTGGATGAAAGCACAGAGCTGGACCTGGATGACATAGACACACCTTCAGACAACAGCAATGAGTTTGAATGGGAAG ACGATCTCCCCAAGCCGAAAACTACAGAACTACTGCAGAAGGGCGTGGAGTCAGTGCAGGAGTACTCCGCCTCGGACGAGAGAGAGGAGGGACGACGCTGGAGGGTGTTTCGTATCGGAGACCAGGAGCACAGAGTGGACATGAAGGCCATTGAACCTTACAAGAGGGTTATCAGCCATGGAG GTTACTATGGAGATGGCCTGAATGCCATAattgtgtttgctgtgtgcTTTATGCCTGAGAGCAATCAACCAAATTACAGATACATCATGGACAATTTATTCAA ATATGTCATCGGCACACTGGAGCTTTTGGTCGCAGAGAACTATATGATTGTGTATTTGAACGGGGCAACCTCTCGGAAAAAGATGCCGACCGTCGGCTGGCTCAGAAAGTGTTATCAGCAGATTGATAGGAG GTTAAGGAAGAACTTGAAGTCTTTGATAATTGTCCATCCCTCTTGGTTTATTCGTACCCTGCTGGCACTCACAAAACCTTTCATAAG CTCCAAATTTAGTCAGAAAATCAAGTATGTGTTCAGCTTGACAGACCTCGCAGAACTAGTTCCAATGGAGTATGTGTCCATACCAGATTGTATCAAACA GTTTGACGACGAAAAAAATAGGAAAAGCCGTAAAAG GTTTAGAATGTGA
- the bnip2 gene encoding BCL2/adenovirus E1B 19 kDa protein-interacting protein 2 isoform X2: MASDVIESEAVLKGVSDMNLNNSSPDFGTPSRTHEELGNRHTSSPSSSGVSGEGDEEELEELENSTASTIENGEEALQESLTKTRGTPQERTNPDNEQTQSGATSSTPVSLPQPRSPPGPIGSLERQESVATTEARLRMEGVELKEEWQDEDFPRPLPEEEELEDELFAGTSEETDPGYAMDHGKKAKKKLAAPDISLTLDRSEGSLLSDELDESTELDLDDIDTPSDNSNEFEWEDDLPKPKTTELLQKGVESVQEYSASDEREEGRRWRVFRIGDQEHRVDMKAIEPYKRVISHGGYYGDGLNAIIVFAVCFMPESNQPNYRYIMDNLFKYVIGTLELLVAENYMIVYLNGATSRKKMPTVGWLRKCYQQIDRRLRKNLKSLIIVHPSWFIRTLLALTKPFISSKFSQKIKYVFSLTDLAELVPMEYVSIPDCIKQFDDEKNRKSRKRIDQDMHGKVEVAAAAVPE, from the exons ATGGCATCGGATGTGATTGAGAGTGAAGCGGTGCTGAAGGGTGTAAGTGATATGAATTTGAACAATAGCAGCCCAGATTTCGGCACACCCAGCAGGACTCATGAGGAGCTGGGAAACAGACACACGTCTAGCCCGTCATCTTCGGGAGTGTCAGGAGAAGGTGACGAGGAGGAACTAGAGGAGTTGGAAAACAGCACGGCGTCTACAATTGAAAATGGCGAAGAGGCACTTCAAGAGAGTCTAACCAAAACAAGAGGTACGCCACAGGAAAGGACAAATCCAGACAATGAGCAGACACAGTCGGGAGCAACAAGCTCTACCCCGGTGAGCCTTCCCCAGCCACGCTCACCTCCTGGACCCATTGGAAG CCTGGAGCGCCAAGAGTCAGTCGCCACGACAGAAGCTCGCCTAAGAATGGAAGGAGTCGAACTGAAGGAGGAGTGGCAGGATGAGGACTTCCCACG GCCCCTaccagaggaagaggagctggAAGATGAGCTTTTTGCAGGAACCTCTGAGGAGACAGATCCTg GCTATGCAATGGACCATGGCAAGAAGGCAAAGAAGAAGCTTGCAGCTCCAGACATCAGTCTTACACTGGACCGCAGCGAAGGTTCTCTTCTGTCTGATGAGCTGGATGAAAGCACAGAGCTGGACCTGGATGACATAGACACACCTTCAGACAACAGCAATGAGTTTGAATGGGAAG ACGATCTCCCCAAGCCGAAAACTACAGAACTACTGCAGAAGGGCGTGGAGTCAGTGCAGGAGTACTCCGCCTCGGACGAGAGAGAGGAGGGACGACGCTGGAGGGTGTTTCGTATCGGAGACCAGGAGCACAGAGTGGACATGAAGGCCATTGAACCTTACAAGAGGGTTATCAGCCATGGAG GTTACTATGGAGATGGCCTGAATGCCATAattgtgtttgctgtgtgcTTTATGCCTGAGAGCAATCAACCAAATTACAGATACATCATGGACAATTTATTCAA ATATGTCATCGGCACACTGGAGCTTTTGGTCGCAGAGAACTATATGATTGTGTATTTGAACGGGGCAACCTCTCGGAAAAAGATGCCGACCGTCGGCTGGCTCAGAAAGTGTTATCAGCAGATTGATAGGAG GTTAAGGAAGAACTTGAAGTCTTTGATAATTGTCCATCCCTCTTGGTTTATTCGTACCCTGCTGGCACTCACAAAACCTTTCATAAG CTCCAAATTTAGTCAGAAAATCAAGTATGTGTTCAGCTTGACAGACCTCGCAGAACTAGTTCCAATGGAGTATGTGTCCATACCAGATTGTATCAAACA GTTTGACGACGAAAAAAATAGGAAAAGCCGTAAAAG AATCGACCAGGACATGCACGGCAAAGTGGAGGTcgcagctgctgctgttccaGAGTGA
- the bnip2 gene encoding BCL2/adenovirus E1B 19 kDa protein-interacting protein 2 isoform X3, whose amino-acid sequence MASDVIESEAVLKGVSDMNLNNSSPDFGTPSRTHEELGNRHTSSPSSSGVSGEGDEEELEELENSTASTIENGEEALQESLTKTRGTPQERTNPDNEQTQSGATSSTPVSLPQPRSPPGPIGSLERQESVATTEARLRMEGVELKEEWQDEDFPRPLPEEEELEDELFAGTSEETDPGYAMDHGKKAKKKLAAPDISLTLDRSEGSLLSDELDESTELDLDDIDTPSDNSNEFEWEDDLPKPKTTELLQKGVESVQEYSASDEREEGRRWRVFRIGDQEHRVDMKAIEPYKRVISHGGYYGDGLNAIIVFAVCFMPESNQPNYRYIMDNLFKYVIGTLELLVAENYMIVYLNGATSRKKMPTVGWLRKCYQQIDRRLRKNLKSLIIVHPSWFIRTLLALTKPFISSKFSQKIKYVFSLTDLAELVPMEYVSIPDCIKQIDQDMHGKVEVAAAAVPE is encoded by the exons ATGGCATCGGATGTGATTGAGAGTGAAGCGGTGCTGAAGGGTGTAAGTGATATGAATTTGAACAATAGCAGCCCAGATTTCGGCACACCCAGCAGGACTCATGAGGAGCTGGGAAACAGACACACGTCTAGCCCGTCATCTTCGGGAGTGTCAGGAGAAGGTGACGAGGAGGAACTAGAGGAGTTGGAAAACAGCACGGCGTCTACAATTGAAAATGGCGAAGAGGCACTTCAAGAGAGTCTAACCAAAACAAGAGGTACGCCACAGGAAAGGACAAATCCAGACAATGAGCAGACACAGTCGGGAGCAACAAGCTCTACCCCGGTGAGCCTTCCCCAGCCACGCTCACCTCCTGGACCCATTGGAAG CCTGGAGCGCCAAGAGTCAGTCGCCACGACAGAAGCTCGCCTAAGAATGGAAGGAGTCGAACTGAAGGAGGAGTGGCAGGATGAGGACTTCCCACG GCCCCTaccagaggaagaggagctggAAGATGAGCTTTTTGCAGGAACCTCTGAGGAGACAGATCCTg GCTATGCAATGGACCATGGCAAGAAGGCAAAGAAGAAGCTTGCAGCTCCAGACATCAGTCTTACACTGGACCGCAGCGAAGGTTCTCTTCTGTCTGATGAGCTGGATGAAAGCACAGAGCTGGACCTGGATGACATAGACACACCTTCAGACAACAGCAATGAGTTTGAATGGGAAG ACGATCTCCCCAAGCCGAAAACTACAGAACTACTGCAGAAGGGCGTGGAGTCAGTGCAGGAGTACTCCGCCTCGGACGAGAGAGAGGAGGGACGACGCTGGAGGGTGTTTCGTATCGGAGACCAGGAGCACAGAGTGGACATGAAGGCCATTGAACCTTACAAGAGGGTTATCAGCCATGGAG GTTACTATGGAGATGGCCTGAATGCCATAattgtgtttgctgtgtgcTTTATGCCTGAGAGCAATCAACCAAATTACAGATACATCATGGACAATTTATTCAA ATATGTCATCGGCACACTGGAGCTTTTGGTCGCAGAGAACTATATGATTGTGTATTTGAACGGGGCAACCTCTCGGAAAAAGATGCCGACCGTCGGCTGGCTCAGAAAGTGTTATCAGCAGATTGATAGGAG GTTAAGGAAGAACTTGAAGTCTTTGATAATTGTCCATCCCTCTTGGTTTATTCGTACCCTGCTGGCACTCACAAAACCTTTCATAAG CTCCAAATTTAGTCAGAAAATCAAGTATGTGTTCAGCTTGACAGACCTCGCAGAACTAGTTCCAATGGAGTATGTGTCCATACCAGATTGTATCAAACA AATCGACCAGGACATGCACGGCAAAGTGGAGGTcgcagctgctgctgttccaGAGTGA
- the LOC126407555 gene encoding beta-1,3-galactosyl-O-glycosyl-glycoprotein beta-1,6-N-acetylglucosaminyltransferase 3-like, with protein sequence MAFAKLFKRQRLRITSLLLMGMFLTFVLWETGSNRHSLPDMRIPQQFSVDMPGCLAIISGNVDGKKDDLEVLLGSRKRQKPLSEDFYLNVTKDCPSYIDKRGFITEPLSEEEKDFPIAYSMVIHDKIEMFERLLRTVYTPQNVYCVHVDQKSSKEFQKAVEAIVSCFPNVFIASKLERVVYASWSRVQADLNCMKDLLDSNVQWRYLLNTCGTDFPIKTNEEMVQALKVLNGKNSMETEATNDHKKTRWLYHYNVTDSVVRTDIKKSPPPISSPMFTGNAYFVVTRAFVKHVMQDREVQQLLEWEKDTFSPDEHLWATLQRMPSVPGSMPANDKYDVSDMQALARVVKWGYLAGDVKKGAPYYPCTGTYRRSVCVYGAGDLPWLLGQHHLFANKMDPEVDDIAIRCMESVLRFKALGHDPLLRDEYSTI encoded by the coding sequence ATGGCTTTCGCTAAGTTGTTTAAGAGGCAGAGGTTGAGGATCACATCACTCCTCCTCATGGGTATGTTCCTTACCTTTGTCCTTTGGGAAACTGGCTCCAACAGGCACTCATTGCCTGATATGAGAATACCACAGCAGTTCTCTGTGGACATGCCTGGCTGCTTGGCTATCATCAGTGGAAATGTGGACGGTAAGAAAGATGATTTAGAAGTGCTTCTGGGATCCAGGAAAAGACAGAAACCTTTATCGGAGGACTTCTACTTGAACGTGACAAAGGACTGTCCATCTTACATTGACAAGAGAGGTTTCATCACAGAGCCTCTCAGTGAAGAGGAGAAGGATTTTCCCATCGCCTACTCCATGGTGATCCATGACAAGATTGAGATGTTTGAGCGACTTCTACGAACTGTTTACACTCCTCAGAACGTCTACTGTGTGCATGTGGACCAGAAATCCTCTAAAGAATTTCAGAAGGCTGTGGAGGCAATCGTTTCCTGCTTTCCTAATGTGTTTATTGCCAGTAAATTAGAAAGAGTCGTCTATGCCTCATGGTCCCGAGTGCAGGCAGATTTGAACTGCATGAAAGATCTGCTGGACTCAAACGTCCAGTGGAGGTACCTGCTGAACACCTGTGGGACAGACTTCCCCATCAAAACCAATGAAGAGATGGTTCAGGCACTGAAGGTCCTCAATGGGAAAAACAGCATGGAGACGGAGGCCACAAATGACCACAAGAAAACCCGCTGGCTGTATCACTACAATGTAACGGACTCTGTAGTAAGGACGGATATAAAGAAAAGTCCTCCACCCATTAGCAGCCCaatgttcacaggaaatgcttaCTTTGTGGTCACGAGAGCCTTTGTGAAACATGtgatgcaggacagagaggtTCAGCAACTCTTGGAGTGGGAGAAAGACACATTCAGCCCTGATGAGCACTTGTGGGCCACCCTACAGAGGATGCCCTCTGTTCCTGGATCAATGCCTGCCAACGACAAGTACGACGTGTCGGACATGCAAGCCCTCGCTCGTGTGGTGAAGTGGGGCTATTTAGCAGGAGATGTGAAAAAAGGAGCCCCGTATTATCCTTGCACTGGCACATATAGAAGATCAGTTTGTGTGTACGGAGCTGGGGACCTCCCGTGGCTCCTGGGACAACACCACCTCTTTGCAAATAAGATGGACCCTGAGGTTGATGATATTGCTATTAGATGTATGGAGTCAGTTCTGCGTTTCAAAGCTTTAGGCCATGACCCACTGTTAAGGGATGAATACTCCACTATTTAA